In the Pseudomonas sp. ADAK2 genome, one interval contains:
- a CDS encoding extracellular solute-binding protein: MISLALSSTASATISESHGYAQFGTLKYPARFTHFDWVNPQAPKGGTLRVMAFGTFDTLNPYTFKGSSPVSTPNFLQYGINELNEPLMVGTGQYAPSGDEPTSSYGLIAQSVEYSEDRSWVVFNLRPEARFHDGTPITAYDVAFSYRLLLKEGHPQYRTNLQEVLRVDILNPQRVRFVFKRAGNPLLILRLGELPVLPQHYWKGRDFKATTFEPPLGSGPYRITSVQPGRQIVFERVKDYWGKDLAVNRGKYNVDRMEVEFYRDSDVAFEAFKAGEFDIYIEHQAKNWENGYNFPAVRRGDVIKAQIPHQIPTQSQGLFMNSRRPTFAEVKVREALGLMFDFEWTNRTLFSGAYKRAMSYYPNSEFSATGLPVGHEWLMLKPYREQLPAKLLTEPFSLPQTEGRGIPRETMRKALGLLGEAGWKLNGQRVQNANGQPLRFEILLVNPNLERILQPYVENLNSIGIDARLRTVDRAQYKQRLDQFDFDMILMTLNQTLSPGLEQWQYFHSSQVGVKGSKNYAGIANPVVDHLLEQLLGAQTRDEQVAAGKALDRVLLWQHYSIPNWYLNYHRLAYRNRLAFVTTPPYTLGLSAWWLKSSEKDQ, translated from the coding sequence CTGATCAGCCTGGCCTTGAGCTCCACCGCAAGCGCGACGATCAGCGAAAGCCATGGTTATGCGCAGTTCGGCACGCTCAAGTACCCGGCCAGATTTACCCACTTCGACTGGGTCAACCCGCAAGCGCCCAAGGGCGGTACGTTGCGGGTGATGGCGTTTGGCACCTTCGATACGCTCAACCCCTACACGTTCAAGGGCTCAAGCCCGGTTTCCACGCCGAATTTCCTGCAATACGGCATCAACGAGCTCAACGAGCCGCTGATGGTCGGCACCGGCCAGTACGCGCCGTCCGGCGACGAGCCGACCTCCAGCTATGGCCTGATTGCCCAATCGGTGGAATACAGCGAAGACCGCAGCTGGGTGGTGTTCAACCTGCGCCCCGAAGCGCGTTTCCACGACGGCACGCCGATCACCGCCTACGACGTGGCGTTTTCCTACCGCTTACTGCTCAAGGAAGGCCATCCGCAGTACCGCACCAACCTTCAGGAAGTGCTGCGGGTCGACATTCTCAACCCGCAACGCGTTCGCTTTGTGTTCAAGCGCGCCGGCAATCCGTTGCTGATCCTGCGCCTGGGCGAGTTGCCGGTGCTGCCGCAACATTACTGGAAAGGTCGCGACTTCAAGGCCACCACCTTCGAGCCGCCGCTGGGCAGCGGGCCGTATCGCATCACCTCGGTGCAGCCGGGGCGGCAGATTGTCTTCGAACGGGTCAAGGATTACTGGGGCAAGGACCTGGCGGTCAATCGCGGCAAGTACAACGTCGATCGCATGGAAGTCGAGTTCTACCGCGACAGCGACGTGGCCTTCGAAGCCTTCAAGGCCGGCGAGTTCGACATCTACATCGAGCACCAGGCCAAGAACTGGGAAAACGGCTACAACTTTCCGGCCGTACGCCGTGGCGACGTGATCAAGGCACAGATCCCGCACCAGATCCCGACCCAGAGCCAGGGCCTGTTCATGAACAGCCGGCGCCCGACCTTCGCCGAGGTCAAGGTCCGCGAAGCGCTGGGGCTGATGTTCGACTTCGAGTGGACCAACCGCACGCTGTTCAGCGGTGCCTACAAACGCGCCATGAGTTACTACCCCAACAGCGAGTTCTCCGCCACCGGGCTACCGGTCGGTCACGAATGGCTGATGCTCAAGCCCTACCGCGAGCAGTTGCCTGCCAAGCTCCTCACCGAGCCCTTCAGCCTGCCGCAGACCGAAGGGCGCGGCATCCCTCGGGAAACCATGCGCAAGGCCCTGGGCCTGCTTGGCGAGGCCGGCTGGAAGCTCAATGGCCAGCGCGTGCAGAACGCCAACGGCCAGCCGCTCAGGTTTGAGATCCTGCTGGTCAATCCGAACCTGGAACGCATCCTCCAACCCTACGTCGAAAATCTCAACAGCATTGGGATCGACGCGCGGCTGCGCACGGTGGATCGCGCCCAGTACAAACAACGCCTGGATCAGTTCGATTTCGACATGATCCTGATGACGCTCAACCAGACCCTCAGCCCGGGCCTGGAGCAATGGCAGTATTTCCATTCCAGCCAGGTCGGGGTCAAGGGCAGTAAAAACTATGCCGGCATTGCCAACCCGGTGGTCGATCATCTGCTTGAACAACTGCTCGGCGCCCAGACGCGCGACGAACAGGTCGCCGCCGGCAAGGCCCTCGACCGGGTGCTGCTGTGGCAGCACTACAGCATTCCCAACTGGTACCTCAATTATCATCGCCTGGCCTACCGCAACCGGTTGGCCTTCGTCACCACGCCGCCCTACACCCTGGGCTTGAGCGCATGGTGGCTGAAGTCTTCGGAGAAAGATCAATGA
- a CDS encoding transglycosylase SLT domain-containing protein has translation MSSSIRKAINSDALTRLAQAIAVAVSATLAGCSSHVPQTEATHTPNIAARAKQKPIWLSEKPTPQIPQDVWERMRQGFQLQDGLGVNPRIEQQRLWFASNPSFLENAGERGSLYIHYIVERLEERNMPLELALLPVIESAYNPMAYSRADAVGLWQFIPSTGRYFNLRQTRFYDGRRDITASTTAAMDYLTRLHDMFNGDWLLALAAYNAGEGTVSRAIERNEKLGLPTDYWNLPLPAETQAYVPKLLALSQVVLAPEAYGVNLNPIANEPYFQVVEINQRMDLSKVAAVANIDEDELFQLNPAFKQRTTIDGPQHLLVPTSKAQLLTASLSTMRPEELISTRQLKPVFEGADDNEIARLKRAYRVKRGDNLASIAKANKVDVKDLQRWNKTNGKNLKVGQTLVMRDNTPAKRSGGRVNTVVAANSKGNGKATSKTQQTQYKVKQGDSLYMVAKRFNVEMQHLKRWNPRVGQALKPGQMLTVSSPR, from the coding sequence ATGTCGTCATCTATTCGTAAAGCCATCAATTCAGACGCATTGACCCGCTTGGCTCAAGCCATTGCGGTGGCTGTGTCCGCCACATTGGCGGGCTGTTCAAGCCATGTCCCGCAAACCGAAGCCACGCATACCCCGAATATCGCCGCGCGAGCCAAGCAGAAACCGATCTGGCTCAGCGAGAAACCAACACCGCAAATACCACAGGACGTCTGGGAGCGCATGCGCCAGGGCTTCCAGTTGCAGGACGGACTGGGTGTCAACCCGCGCATCGAGCAACAACGACTGTGGTTCGCCAGTAACCCGTCCTTCCTCGAAAACGCCGGCGAACGCGGCAGCCTGTACATTCACTACATCGTCGAACGCCTTGAAGAACGCAACATGCCGCTGGAACTGGCGCTGCTGCCAGTGATTGAAAGCGCCTACAACCCGATGGCCTATTCCCGGGCCGACGCGGTGGGTCTCTGGCAATTCATCCCTTCCACCGGGCGTTACTTCAACCTGCGCCAGACCCGTTTCTATGACGGCCGTCGCGACATTACCGCCTCGACCACCGCCGCCATGGATTACCTGACGCGTCTGCACGACATGTTCAACGGTGACTGGTTGCTGGCCCTCGCGGCCTACAACGCCGGTGAAGGCACGGTCAGCCGCGCCATCGAACGTAACGAAAAGCTCGGTTTGCCAACCGATTACTGGAACCTGCCGCTGCCGGCCGAAACCCAGGCCTACGTGCCGAAGTTGCTGGCCCTGTCACAAGTGGTGCTGGCGCCGGAAGCCTACGGCGTGAACCTCAACCCGATCGCCAACGAACCGTACTTCCAGGTCGTCGAAATCAACCAGCGCATGGACCTGTCCAAGGTTGCCGCGGTGGCCAACATCGACGAAGACGAACTGTTCCAGCTCAACCCAGCCTTCAAGCAGCGCACCACCATCGACGGTCCCCAGCATTTGCTGGTCCCGACATCCAAGGCGCAACTGCTGACTGCCAGCCTGTCGACCATGCGTCCCGAAGAGCTGATCAGCACCCGCCAGCTCAAGCCTGTATTCGAAGGCGCCGACGACAACGAAATTGCCAGACTCAAGCGTGCCTACCGGGTGAAACGTGGCGACAACCTCGCCAGCATCGCCAAGGCTAACAAGGTCGATGTCAAGGATCTGCAGCGCTGGAACAAGACGAACGGCAAGAACCTCAAGGTCGGCCAGACTCTGGTCATGCGGGACAACACGCCTGCCAAGCGTAGTGGCGGTCGCGTCAACACCGTCGTCGCCGCGAACAGCAAGGGCAACGGCAAGGCCACCAGCAAGACGCAACAGACCCAGTACAAGGTCAAGCAAGGCGACTCGCTGTATATGGTTGCCAAACGTTTCAACGTTGAAATGCAACACCTCAAGCGCTGGAACCCACGGGTTGGCCAGGCGCTGAAGCCGGGTCAGATGCTGACGGTGTCTTCGCCACGCTAA
- the gloB gene encoding hydroxyacylglutathione hydrolase, protein MIQISALPAFTDNYIWLLQDHRTQRCAVVDPGDAAPVQAWLAAHPGWVLSDILITHHHHDHVGGVEQLKNATDAKVYGPASETIPARDVALKDNDRISVLGWDFEVYAVPGHTLGHIAFYHHGLLFCGDTLFAAGCGRLFEGTPEQMHTSLTRLAALPEDTLVYCTHEYTLSNLKFAAAVEPGNPHTAARLEKVTAQRAAGIMTLPSTLALEKLTNPFLRVDETSVKEKVDERNGTQNRGPSAVFAALRAWKDKF, encoded by the coding sequence ATGATACAGATCAGTGCCCTGCCCGCCTTCACCGACAACTACATCTGGTTGTTACAGGACCACCGTACCCAGCGCTGTGCCGTGGTCGATCCGGGGGACGCCGCGCCGGTCCAGGCCTGGCTCGCGGCGCATCCGGGCTGGGTGCTCAGCGATATTCTGATCACTCACCATCATCATGACCATGTCGGCGGCGTCGAGCAGCTGAAAAATGCGACAGACGCGAAAGTCTACGGCCCGGCCAGCGAAACCATCCCGGCACGGGACGTGGCGCTCAAGGACAACGACCGCATCAGTGTGCTCGGCTGGGACTTCGAGGTGTACGCCGTTCCCGGTCACACCCTGGGGCATATTGCCTTCTATCACCACGGCCTGCTGTTTTGCGGCGATACCCTGTTTGCCGCCGGTTGCGGCCGGTTGTTCGAAGGCACGCCGGAGCAGATGCACACCTCGCTGACGCGCCTGGCCGCGTTACCTGAGGACACGCTGGTGTATTGCACCCACGAGTACACCCTGAGCAACCTGAAGTTTGCCGCGGCGGTCGAACCGGGCAATCCGCACACTGCCGCACGTCTGGAAAAAGTCACCGCGCAACGCGCAGCCGGAATCATGACGCTGCCCTCTACGCTGGCGCTTGAAAAGCTGACCAACCCTTTTTTGCGGGTCGACGAAACATCCGTTAAAGAAAAAGTGGACGAACGGAACGGAACCCAAAACCGGGGTCCGAGTGCGGTTTTTGCTGCCTTGCGGGCTTGGAAAGATAAGTTCTAA
- a CDS encoding class I SAM-dependent methyltransferase: MTDKAFAQADPEWLTLISAAREWLSSPIGQFLLDEERRMLEDELGRFFGGYLVHYGPSAETPPSAPQVQRNVRLGAPLPGVEIVCEEQAWPLSEHAADVVVLQHGLDFCLSPHGLLREAASSVRPGGHLLIVGINPWSTWGLRHVFAHDALRKARCISPSRVGDWLNLLGFALEKRRFGCYRPPLASPKWQTRLAGWERKAGDWQLSGGGFYLLVARKIVVGLRPVRQERREPMGKLIPLPMAKVNRRHIEP, translated from the coding sequence ATGACCGATAAAGCGTTCGCTCAGGCCGATCCTGAGTGGCTGACATTGATCAGCGCCGCCCGTGAATGGTTGTCCAGCCCGATCGGGCAATTTCTGCTGGACGAAGAACGGCGCATGCTCGAAGACGAGTTGGGCCGTTTTTTTGGCGGTTACCTGGTGCATTACGGTCCATCGGCCGAAACGCCACCCTCGGCGCCACAGGTACAGCGCAACGTGCGACTGGGTGCGCCGTTGCCCGGCGTCGAGATCGTTTGCGAGGAGCAGGCCTGGCCCTTGAGCGAACACGCCGCCGACGTGGTGGTGTTGCAGCATGGGCTGGATTTCTGCCTGTCGCCCCACGGTTTGCTGCGCGAAGCGGCGAGCAGCGTGCGGCCCGGTGGGCATCTGCTGATCGTCGGCATCAATCCCTGGAGCACGTGGGGCCTGCGCCATGTGTTCGCCCACGACGCCTTGCGCAAGGCCCGTTGCATTTCGCCGTCGCGGGTCGGTGACTGGCTGAACCTGCTGGGTTTCGCGCTGGAGAAACGCCGCTTCGGGTGCTATCGTCCGCCGCTTGCGTCGCCCAAATGGCAGACCCGTCTGGCCGGTTGGGAACGCAAGGCCGGTGACTGGCAACTGTCGGGCGGCGGCTTCTATCTATTGGTCGCGCGCAAGATCGTGGTGGGCCTGCGCCCTGTGCGTCAGGAGCGACGCGAACCGATGGGCAAGCTGATTCCGTTGCCGATGGCCAAGGTCAATCGTCGTCATATCGAGCCGTAA
- the rnhA gene encoding ribonuclease HI, which yields MSDSVELFTDGACKGNPGPGGWGALLVCKGVEKELWGGEANTTNNRMELMGAIKGLEELKRSCDVLLVTDSQYVMKGINEWMANWKKRGWKTAAKEPVKNADLWKLLDEQVNRHTVTWKWVRGHIGHHGNERADQLANRGVDEVRGYKQD from the coding sequence ATGAGCGATAGCGTAGAACTGTTCACTGATGGCGCCTGCAAGGGCAACCCTGGCCCCGGCGGCTGGGGCGCATTGCTGGTGTGCAAGGGCGTCGAAAAGGAACTCTGGGGCGGCGAAGCCAACACCACCAACAACCGCATGGAACTGATGGGCGCGATCAAGGGCCTGGAAGAACTCAAGCGCTCCTGCGACGTGTTGCTGGTGACCGACTCCCAGTACGTGATGAAAGGCATCAACGAGTGGATGGCCAACTGGAAGAAGCGCGGCTGGAAAACCGCGGCGAAAGAACCGGTCAAGAATGCCGACCTTTGGAAGTTGCTGGACGAGCAGGTCAACCGCCACACCGTGACCTGGAAATGGGTGCGTGGGCACATTGGCCATCATGGCAACGAACGGGCTGACCAGTTGGCCAATCGTGGCGTTGATGAAGTGCGCGGCTACAAACAGGATTGA
- a CDS encoding IS3 family transposase (programmed frameshift) produces the protein MGKYTVQAKLSAVQDYCTGEAGLRDVAHRHDVDFSSLRQWVAAYKVHGPAALEVKKVQHYSAEFRMSVLKRMREEQLSYRQVAALFDIRKFNIVGDWQRRYDEGGENALLSQPRRTGSTKKMPKPPEPAQPLLPDESRSRDELIAELNQLRLENDYPKKARCLGSEETSSATEKAQIVIELRQRHSLDALLKITGLARSTFYYQQKVLQAADKYAELKAKICEVFNKEEGKFGYRRVTLAVRKAGFLINYKTVQRLMAELDLKCRVRVKKYRAYKGEVGRAAPNLLNRDFQASQPNQKWVTDVTEFKVGGQKLYLSPILDLYNAEIISYDIARRPLFSMVGAMLSKAFARLKPGEKPILHSDQGWQYRMPIYDQRLKEHSVTASMSRKGNCYDNAAMESFFGTLKSEFFYLNKFSNLDELQTGLVDYIDYYNHRRIKLRLNGMSPVEYRTQSVQA, from the exons ATGGGGAAGTACACGGTTCAAGCGAAGCTGTCAGCGGTACAGGATTACTGCACCGGCGAAGCGGGGCTTAGAGATGTAGCGCATCGTCACGACGTGGATTTTTCGTCGTTGCGCCAGTGGGTCGCGGCCTACAAGGTGCACGGCCCGGCCGCTCTGGAAGTAAAAAAAGTGCAGCACTACAGTGCTGAATTCAGGATGTCCGTCTTGAAGCGGATGCGTGAAGAGCAGCTTTCCTACCGTCAAGTGGCCGCGCTATTTGATATCCGGAAATTCAACATCGTCGGCGATTGGCAGCGCCGCTATGATGAGGGCGGTGAAAATGCCCTGCTCAGCCAACCCAGACGAACTGGATCTACAAAGAAAATGCCCAAACCGCCCGAACCTGCCCAGCCTCTGTTACCTGATGAGTCCCGTTCCCGGGATGAGTTGATCGCAGAACTGAATCAACTTCGGCTGGAAAATGATTATC CTAAAAAAGCTCGATGCCTTGGTTCAGAAGAAACGAGCAGCGCAACAGAAAAAGCGCAAATCGTAATTGAACTGAGGCAGCGGCACTCTCTCGACGCCTTGTTGAAAATCACCGGATTGGCGCGCAGCACGTTCTACTATCAGCAGAAAGTGCTCCAGGCGGCTGATAAGTATGCGGAGCTGAAAGCCAAGATATGTGAGGTCTTCAACAAAGAAGAAGGTAAGTTTGGCTATCGCCGCGTAACGCTGGCAGTGCGCAAGGCCGGTTTCTTGATCAACTACAAGACCGTGCAACGCCTTATGGCTGAACTTGACCTCAAATGCCGAGTACGTGTGAAGAAGTACCGCGCCTACAAAGGTGAAGTGGGGCGAGCCGCCCCCAATCTTCTGAACCGCGATTTCCAAGCATCACAACCCAATCAGAAATGGGTAACCGACGTCACGGAGTTTAAGGTGGGAGGACAGAAGCTGTATCTATCGCCAATTCTGGACCTCTATAACGCCGAGATCATTTCCTACGATATCGCCAGACGGCCGTTGTTCAGCATGGTCGGGGCAATGCTTAGTAAAGCTTTTGCGCGACTAAAACCGGGCGAAAAACCCATCTTGCACTCAGACCAAGGCTGGCAGTACAGGATGCCTATTTATGACCAGCGCCTAAAAGAGCACTCGGTCACAGCGAGCATGTCGCGCAAAGGGAACTGTTACGACAACGCGGCCATGGAAAGCTTCTTTGGCACGCTCAAATCCGAATTCTTTTACCTGAACAAATTCAGTAATCTTGACGAGCTTCAGACCGGATTAGTGGACTACATCGACTATTACAATCACCGGCGCATCAAGCTGAGACTAAATGGAATGAGCCCTGTGGAATACAGGACCCAATCCGTTCAGGCCTAG
- a CDS encoding DUF2388 domain-containing protein gives MKTARLFLLSTCLLGPGAQATSFVISTDVTVSLSMSSTKGTSGSFSDDKIVLAAKDDAAAFVASEGNIRGVRIEAAFARIREMIPETSYTDQQLASAILML, from the coding sequence ATGAAGACTGCACGATTGTTTCTATTGAGTACCTGTTTGCTGGGCCCAGGCGCCCAAGCCACCAGTTTTGTGATCAGCACCGATGTCACCGTGAGCCTGAGCATGAGTTCAACCAAAGGCACCAGCGGCTCGTTCAGCGACGACAAGATTGTGCTGGCGGCCAAGGATGACGCAGCGGCGTTTGTGGCCAGTGAGGGGAATATCCGAGGAGTGCGGATCGAGGCGGCGTTTGCGCGGATTCGTGAAATGATTCCGGAGACGTCCTACACAGATCAACAACTGGCAAGTGCGATCTTGATGCTGTGA
- the dnaQ gene encoding DNA polymerase III subunit epsilon, with the protein MATRSVVLDTETTGMPVTDGHRIIEIGCVELIGRRLTGRHFHVYLQPDRESDEGAIGVHGITNEFLVGKPRFTEVADEFFEFIKGAQLIIHNAAFDVGFINNEFALMGQHDRADITQHCSILDTLMMARERHPGQRNSLDALCKRYGVDNSGRELHGALLDSEILADVYLTMTGGQTSLSLAGNASDGNGSGEGADNSGTEIRRLPADRQPTRIIRASEDDLAQHIARLEAVAKSAGAPSLWQQLVEAKAQA; encoded by the coding sequence ATGGCCACCAGATCCGTTGTACTCGATACCGAAACCACCGGCATGCCGGTGACCGACGGCCACCGGATTATCGAAATCGGTTGTGTCGAGTTGATTGGTCGGCGCCTCACGGGCCGGCATTTTCACGTTTACCTGCAACCGGATCGCGAGAGTGATGAGGGCGCCATCGGCGTCCACGGCATTACCAACGAATTCCTGGTGGGCAAGCCGCGTTTCACCGAAGTGGCCGATGAGTTTTTCGAATTCATCAAGGGCGCACAGCTGATCATCCATAACGCGGCGTTCGACGTTGGCTTCATCAACAACGAATTCGCGCTGATGGGCCAGCACGATCGCGCTGACATCACCCAGCACTGCTCGATCCTCGATACCCTGATGATGGCCCGGGAACGTCACCCGGGGCAGCGCAACAGCCTCGACGCCTTGTGCAAACGCTATGGCGTCGACAACTCCGGCCGTGAATTGCACGGCGCCTTGCTCGACTCCGAGATCCTCGCCGACGTTTACCTGACCATGACCGGCGGGCAGACCAGCCTGTCTCTGGCGGGTAATGCGTCTGACGGCAACGGTTCGGGCGAGGGAGCGGACAACTCTGGCACCGAAATTCGCCGCCTGCCGGCCGATCGCCAGCCGACCCGGATCATCCGCGCGAGCGAAGATGATTTGGCGCAGCACATTGCGCGCCTGGAGGCAGTGGCTAAATCCGCTGGTGCTCCGTCGTTGTGGCAGCAGTTGGTGGAAGCCAAGGCTCAGGCGTAG
- a CDS encoding Orn/Lys/Arg decarboxylase N-terminal domain-containing protein has translation MYKDLKFPVLIVHRDIKADTVAGDRVRGIARELEQEGFSILSAVDYTEGRLVASTHHGLSCMLIAAEDASTNSHLLHNMAELIGLARVRAPDLPIFALGEQVTLENAPADAMAELNQLRGILYLFEDTVPFLARQVARAARKYLDGLLPPFFKALVQHTADSNYSWHTPGHGGGVAYHKSPVGQAFHQFFGENTLRSDLSVSVPELGSLLDHTGPLAEAEARAARNFGADHTFFVINGTSTANKIVWHSMVARDDLVLVDRNCHKSVLHSIIMTGAIPLYLCPERNELGIIGPIPLSEFSRESIQAKIDASPLTKGREPKVKLAVVTNSTYDGLCYNAELIKQNLGNSVEVLHFDEAWYAYAAFHEFFAGRFGMGTSRSEDSPLVFTTHSTHKLLAAFSQASMIHVQDGGARQLDRDRFNEAFMMHISTSPQYSIIASLDVASAMMEGPAGRSLLQEMFDEALSFRRALANLRQHIAADDWWFSIWQPPSVEGITQVITEDWLLQPDADWHGFGGVTDDYVLLDPIKVTLVMPGLTAGGALSERGIPAAVVSKFLWERGLVVEKTGLYSFLVLFSMGITKGKWSTLLTELLEFKRSYDANVSLNTCLPCVAQENPARYQGMGLRDLCDQLHACYRSNATAKHLKRMYTVLPEIAMKPADAYDQLVRGEVEAVSIDALDGRIAAVMLVPYPPGIPLIMPGERFTESTRSIIDYLAFARTFDSSFPGFVADVHGLQHEDEGNGRHYTVDCIKE, from the coding sequence ATGTATAAAGATTTGAAATTCCCGGTCCTGATCGTCCATCGCGACATCAAGGCCGACACGGTTGCCGGTGACCGCGTGCGTGGCATCGCCCGGGAGCTGGAGCAGGAAGGTTTCAGCATTCTCAGCGCGGTGGATTACACCGAAGGGCGGCTCGTCGCATCGACCCATCACGGCCTGTCGTGCATGTTGATCGCCGCCGAAGACGCCAGTACGAATTCTCATTTGTTACACAATATGGCCGAATTGATCGGCCTGGCCCGGGTGCGCGCGCCGGACTTGCCGATTTTCGCCCTGGGCGAGCAAGTCACCCTGGAAAACGCCCCGGCCGACGCCATGGCCGAGCTCAATCAACTGCGCGGCATTCTGTACCTGTTCGAAGACACCGTGCCGTTCCTTGCCCGCCAAGTCGCGCGGGCGGCGCGCAAGTACCTGGACGGTCTGTTGCCACCATTCTTCAAGGCCCTGGTGCAGCACACCGCCGATTCCAACTATTCCTGGCACACCCCCGGCCACGGTGGTGGCGTGGCGTATCACAAGAGCCCGGTGGGGCAGGCGTTTCACCAGTTTTTCGGGGAAAACACCCTGCGTTCGGATTTGTCGGTGTCGGTGCCGGAACTCGGTTCGCTGCTCGACCACACCGGCCCGTTGGCCGAGGCCGAAGCGCGAGCCGCGCGCAATTTCGGCGCCGATCACACCTTTTTCGTGATCAACGGTACCTCCACGGCGAACAAGATCGTCTGGCATTCCATGGTCGCCCGGGATGACCTGGTGCTGGTGGATCGCAACTGCCACAAGTCGGTGCTGCACTCGATCATCATGACCGGCGCCATCCCGCTGTACCTGTGCCCGGAGCGCAATGAGCTGGGGATCATCGGCCCGATTCCGTTGAGCGAGTTCAGCCGCGAGTCGATCCAGGCCAAGATCGACGCCAGCCCACTGACCAAGGGCCGCGAGCCCAAGGTCAAACTGGCGGTGGTGACCAATTCCACCTACGACGGCCTCTGCTACAACGCCGAGCTGATCAAGCAGAACCTCGGCAACAGCGTCGAGGTCTTGCACTTCGACGAAGCCTGGTACGCCTACGCGGCGTTTCACGAGTTCTTCGCCGGGCGCTTCGGCATGGGCACCTCGCGCAGCGAAGACAGCCCGTTGGTGTTCACCACCCATTCCACGCACAAACTGTTGGCGGCGTTCAGCCAGGCGTCGATGATCCACGTGCAGGACGGTGGTGCGCGGCAACTGGATCGCGACCGTTTCAATGAAGCGTTCATGATGCACATCTCTACTTCGCCGCAATACAGCATCATCGCTTCGCTGGACGTAGCCTCGGCGATGATGGAAGGGCCGGCCGGGCGTTCGCTGTTGCAGGAAATGTTCGACGAAGCCCTGAGTTTCCGCCGGGCCCTGGCCAATCTGCGCCAGCACATTGCCGCGGATGACTGGTGGTTTTCCATCTGGCAACCGCCATCGGTGGAAGGCATCACCCAGGTCATCACTGAAGACTGGCTGCTGCAACCCGACGCCGACTGGCACGGCTTTGGCGGCGTGACCGATGACTACGTGCTGCTCGATCCGATCAAGGTCACCCTGGTGATGCCGGGCCTGACCGCGGGCGGCGCCTTGAGCGAGCGCGGGATTCCGGCAGCGGTGGTCAGCAAATTCCTTTGGGAGCGCGGGCTGGTGGTGGAGAAGACCGGGCTGTATTCGTTCCTGGTGCTGTTCTCCATGGGCATCACCAAGGGCAAATGGAGCACGTTGCTCACCGAGTTGCTGGAGTTCAAGCGCAGTTACGACGCCAATGTCAGCCTGAACACCTGCCTGCCGTGCGTCGCCCAGGAAAATCCGGCGCGTTATCAAGGCATGGGCCTGCGGGATCTGTGCGATCAACTGCACGCTTGCTACCGCAGCAATGCCACGGCCAAGCACCTCAAACGCATGTACACCGTGCTGCCGGAAATCGCCATGAAGCCCGCCGACGCCTATGATCAATTGGTGCGCGGTGAGGTGGAGGCGGTGTCGATCGACGCCCTGGATGGGCGAATCGCCGCCGTGATGCTGGTGCCGTACCCGCCAGGAATTCCGTTGATCATGCCCGGTGAGCGCTTCACCGAGTCGACCCGATCGATCATCGATTACTTGGCATTTGCCCGTACCTTCGACAGCAGCTTCCCGGGATTTGTCGCCGATGTGCACGGATTGCAACACGAAGACGAGGGCAATGGACGGCACTACACCGTCGATTGCATCAAGGAATGA
- a CDS encoding GNAT family N-acetyltransferase produces MQPVMNPKYPGLSVRVADDGFAAYIWGSDFSFEVAAYGAAEIGKPVAQWPVTPITPYRKCYGIDPEEFSSFRDAADSAIFMAYLDDEPVGHLVISTNWNGFAHIDELAVHAPARRHGVAKSLLDVAQFWSRKKKLPGIMLETQNNNLGACRLYERCGYQIGGIDHLRYRGIDPNTAEVALFWYRLFDNPLENPLSSPTSPRLVP; encoded by the coding sequence ATGCAACCGGTCATGAATCCGAAATACCCAGGGCTGTCGGTGCGCGTTGCCGACGATGGTTTTGCGGCCTACATCTGGGGCAGCGATTTCAGTTTTGAAGTCGCCGCCTATGGTGCTGCCGAAATCGGCAAGCCGGTGGCGCAGTGGCCGGTGACGCCAATCACCCCTTATCGAAAGTGCTACGGCATCGATCCGGAAGAGTTCAGCAGTTTCCGCGATGCCGCCGACAGTGCGATTTTCATGGCGTACCTGGATGACGAGCCGGTGGGCCATCTGGTGATCAGCACCAACTGGAACGGCTTCGCCCATATCGACGAACTGGCGGTGCATGCGCCGGCGCGGCGGCATGGCGTGGCCAAGTCGTTGCTGGATGTCGCACAGTTCTGGAGCCGCAAGAAAAAGCTGCCGGGCATCATGCTCGAAACCCAGAACAACAACCTGGGCGCTTGTCGACTCTATGAGCGCTGCGGTTATCAGATTGGCGGGATCGATCATCTGCGCTATCGCGGTATCGACCCGAACACCGCCGAAGTGGCGTTGTTCTGGTATCGGTTGTTCGATAACCCGTTGGAAAACCCGCTCAGCTCGCCAACATCGCCGCGGCTTGTTCCGTGA